The DNA segment TCCTCGCGACGTGCTTTGACGCTCCGAACCTCGCACAACCGACCTTCCGAGCCTCCGTTCCCACCCTCACGATACGGCCGTTGAAGGCGGCGACCTCATCCAAATCAAGCGCCCCGAGCACGGCGTAACCCATGTTCGATCCCACCTCGGGCACCAGGTCCGCGTTCATGAGGCTCTCCAGCTCTTTCCCAGCCAGCTCTAGCGCTTCGAGCATAGCCGGCTTCTCAGCCTCGATCCTCAGGACTGCGAGCGGGTTGGCACAAGGGACGCCTGCCCCGACGATCTCCCTCGCAAGGATAGCCTTGTAGATCATCCCTTTGGATTTGCGGACCGCTTGCTCCAATTCGAGCCCTGTCGCAAGGTTGGCGGCTATTAGTGACGCAAGAGCGCATCCGGTGCCGTGCACCTCGGCCTTCGCCCTTGGCGATACGATTCTCTCTACGCCTTCTTTCGTGACCAGGAAGTCTGCCGCCTCGGATCCTCGCAGATGTCCTCCCTTGAGGAGGACCGCCTTCGGCCCCAGCTCCAGTATCTCGTAGGCGGCGGATATTGCCGATTTCTGGTTCTTGACGTCGATTCCAGATAGGCTGGACGCCTCTCTTATGTTCGGTGTGACGAGAGTCGCTACTGGGATTAGTTTGGCAATCAACGCGTCCACAAACCCTTCTCTGTGCAAGCTGCTCCCAGTCGTCGCCGCCATCACAGGGTCCACGACGATTGGAGTCCTGACACCTTTGATCATGCCGGCGATGGTAAGAACGATTTCGGAACTGTACAGCATCCCAGTCTTGATGGCATCCAGGTGAACGTCCTCGAGGACCGATTCAAGCTGGGAAGCTACCACGGAGGTGGGCAGCGGGAATATCTCGGATACGCGTTTCGTGTTTTGCGATGTGACACAAGTTATGACGGAGCAGCCATGGACTCCCACCGCCTCGAACGACTTGAGGTCGGCCTGGAGCCCTGCCCCACCGACAGAATCGGAGCCAGCGATGGTCAGAGCGTTAGGCATCTGCCGCTCATCTACTACTGTCGATAAATCACTTGTGCCACGATGGAATGGCCGAGGCAGCTGGCATCATGGTTATATACGGGGTAGCCAATCCGACCGGTTGCATGAAAGCTGAGACCGGCCACATCATTTTCAAGGACAAGTTCAAGTACAAAGATGTGCAGAAATGCTTCGTGGAGCTGATGAAGGCCTTCCTCGACGAGACTGATCAGATGCCGGACGAGGACGAGATCCTCCAGATGTTCC comes from the Candidatus Thermoplasmatota archaeon genome and includes:
- the thiD gene encoding bifunctional hydroxymethylpyrimidine kinase/phosphomethylpyrimidine kinase; its protein translation is MPNALTIAGSDSVGGAGLQADLKSFEAVGVHGCSVITCVTSQNTKRVSEIFPLPTSVVASQLESVLEDVHLDAIKTGMLYSSEIVLTIAGMIKGVRTPIVVDPVMAATTGSSLHREGFVDALIAKLIPVATLVTPNIREASSLSGIDVKNQKSAISAAYEILELGPKAVLLKGGHLRGSEAADFLVTKEGVERIVSPRAKAEVHGTGCALASLIAANLATGLELEQAVRKSKGMIYKAILAREIVGAGVPCANPLAVLRIEAEKPAMLEALELAGKELESLMNADLVPEVGSNMGYAVLGALDLDEVAAFNGRIVRVGTEARKVGCARFGASKHVARIVIAASSHEPEKRCALNIKYSEDNISACRKARLAVASFDREFEPKGVSSMTWGMHEAIEDFGSVPDIIFDKGGVGKEPMIRVLGTSPEDVLAKLKRMKQKRFPR